The sequence TCGGGGTCCGGACCGTGATCATCGACCCGGGTCACGGCGGGCGCGATCCCGGCGCGATAGGGAAAAGCGGCCTTAAGGAAAAGGATGTCGCTCTGGAAATCGCCCAGGAGCTTAAAAATCTCCTGTCCCGCAACAAAGACCTCCAGGTGATCCTCACACGGGAAAGCGATGTCTATATCCGCGTGGAAGACAGGCCGGTCATCGCCAACCAGAAAGCCGGCGACATCTTCGTCTCGATTCATGTCAACGCCAGCCGGAACGAAAAGCGCGAAGGCATCGAGACGTTTTATCTCAACATCAGCCCCGACCCCGCCGTCAACGAACTCGCCGCCCGGGAAAACGCCACCTCCACAAAAAATATCGGCCAGATGCGGGGCATCATCCAGCAGATCGTTCAAAACAGCAAGATCTACGAGTCGCGGGGATTGGCCGAAAGAATTCAAAAACATCTGGTTCAGACCCTGGCCAAGTCGTACAATCCCGTGCGCGACCTCGGCACCAAGGGCGGGCCTTTCTGGGTTCTCATCGGCGGCGACATGCCGTCGGTCTTGGTCGAGGTTTCCCACCTCAGCAATCCCCGGGAGGAAGCGCGGCTGAAGACGCCGCAATACCGGCAAGCCATCGCCCGGGGCATTCACGCCGGAATCCTCGACTACATCCAGTCTTTGGGAAAGGATAAAACACTATGATGAAACGACGGACATTTATCAGAAACATCGCCTTGGGAGGACTGGCCGCAAGCACACCGCTGCGCCTGTATCCTCTCCAGGCCGGGTTGCCGGACATCGGATATGTCGAGGGCGAATCCCCGGCCGAATTGACGAAGAAGGCCGTCTCGCTCATCGGCGGCATGTCGCGCTTCGTCTCCCGGGGCGCCCGCGTCGTCGTCAAACCCAACATCGGCTGGGACCGGACGCCGGAAATGGCCGCCAACACGAATCCGGACGTCGTGGCCGCCGTCGTGGAAATGGCCCTGGAAGCCGGCGCGAAAGAGGCCGTAGTCATCGACAACACCACCAACCAAGCCAAGCGCTGCTATGTCCGTTCGGGAATCCAGGAAGCCGCCCGCCAGGCGGGCGCCCGGGTCATCTTCATGGACGAGCGGCGGGTCCGGAAGATGCCGATCGGCGGCGAATGGATCAAGGAATGGGATGTGCTTCTCGATGTCATCGAAACCGACGTCCTCATCAACGTTCCCATCGCCAAGCACCATAGCCTCTGCCGGCTGACCCTGGGGATGAAGAACTGGCTGGGCGGTATCGCCGGGGCCCGGAACCAACTCCATCAGGACATCGACAAGGCCGTGGTCGATCTGGCCGCCTTTTTCAAGCCCGCCCTGACCGTTCTCGACGGCTACCGCATTCTCATCCGCAACGGCCCGCAGGGAGGCCGCATTTCGGATACCGAACTCAAGAAAACCGTCGCCGCCGGCGTCGATCCCGTGGCGGTGGAAGCCGTGGGCGCGTCGCTGTTCGATATCGACCCCAAGGACCTGCCCTTTATCAAGATGGGACAGGATCGCGGTCTGGGGCAACTTGATTTGGGGAGCCTGCACATTGAAAAACGAACGATCTAAAAAACACCGGGTCTTTCAGCTTCTTCGCGTCGCGATCCAGGCCGCTTTCTTCTTCCTTTTCCTTTATCTCATGGCCGTCACCCATTATCCCGGGGACGATTATATCGGTCCGGTCGAGCGCTTCTTCCATTTCGATCCTCTGCTGGGACTGACGACGTTTATCGCGACCCGGGTCTTCTTCGCCTCTTTCCTGTTGGCGGGCATCACCCTGTTGGTCACCCTGATCCTGGGACGTGTCGCTTGCGGCTGGGCCTGCCCCCTGGGCACGCTTCATCAGTTCTTTTCCTGGGTTTTTAAAAAAGCCCGTTTTCTGAAGCCGAAAAACGACGGGAAGGCCGGGCTGGCCTGGAAGTATGTCGTGCTCGTCTTCGTCCTGGCCGGCTCGCTTTTCACCTTGAATCTCGTAGGATATCTCGATCCCCTATCTTTTCTCTATCGATCGTTTACTCTGGCCGTCTTTCCCTTCCTGGCTTTCGGCGCGGACGCGGTTCTCGACGTTCTCTATGGAACGGGAATGACCACGGCCGGCCGAAGTCTCGGCCAATTCGTCGAAAACATGATGTTCAACACGATTTTTCTGCAGGGTCTGTTCATCGGGCTTCTCTTGACGGGAGCCGTCATGCTGAACGCCTGGAAAGAGCGTTTCTGGTGCCGGTATCTCTGTCCGCTGGGCGCTCTTCTGGGGCTCTTTTCCCGATGGAACATCTTCAAACTCCGCATCGATGAAGACAAATGCATCAAATGCG comes from Acidobacteriota bacterium and encodes:
- a CDS encoding N-acetylmuramoyl-L-alanine amidase translates to MSARKSGAAAVLILMAALSTAGSVQDDQRIEIVNIRYHTHPNFTRIVLDIGELREYSSGDLRAPDRIYVDVLQARLNPLLHNQGYPVKTDYLSQIRIAQKSPSTVRMTADIDFSRVDSYRVYHIFDPFRLVIDITPRRGQPSAVTTPPDPLATGYSMARQLGLGVRTVIIDPGHGGRDPGAIGKSGLKEKDVALEIAQELKNLLSRNKDLQVILTRESDVYIRVEDRPVIANQKAGDIFVSIHVNASRNEKREGIETFYLNISPDPAVNELAARENATSTKNIGQMRGIIQQIVQNSKIYESRGLAERIQKHLVQTLAKSYNPVRDLGTKGGPFWVLIGGDMPSVLVEVSHLSNPREEARLKTPQYRQAIARGIHAGILDYIQSLGKDKTL
- a CDS encoding DUF362 domain-containing protein; its protein translation is MMKRRTFIRNIALGGLAASTPLRLYPLQAGLPDIGYVEGESPAELTKKAVSLIGGMSRFVSRGARVVVKPNIGWDRTPEMAANTNPDVVAAVVEMALEAGAKEAVVIDNTTNQAKRCYVRSGIQEAARQAGARVIFMDERRVRKMPIGGEWIKEWDVLLDVIETDVLINVPIAKHHSLCRLTLGMKNWLGGIAGARNQLHQDIDKAVVDLAAFFKPALTVLDGYRILIRNGPQGGRISDTELKKTVAAGVDPVAVEAVGASLFDIDPKDLPFIKMGQDRGLGQLDLGSLHIEKRTI